A segment of the Panicum hallii strain FIL2 chromosome 1, PHallii_v3.1, whole genome shotgun sequence genome:
CAACGGTATACCCATACCCATCCATCTACATATTGTAGTTGTAGTCCAAGGCTAAGCGGCTCAGATTGAGATTTCACCTCCCATCAACATACTTCTCGATGCAGGTGATCAGGGTGCTCTCGGGCACAGCCCCAATTACCGCATCCTTCTTCTCGCCGTTCTTGAATATCATCATTGTGGGGATGCTCCGGATGCCAAACTGGGTCGCAATGTCAGGGTTCTCGTCTGTGTTCAGCTTGTAGCATTTCAGCTTCCCTTCGTACTCCTTTGAGAGCTTGCCGACGATGGGGTCTATCATTTTGCACGGTCCGCACCATGAAGCCCAGAACTCGACGAGGACAGGGAGCTCGCtctccaccacaagcgattgccaTGTAGATTTGCTCACATCAGGAACTGAAAAGGAAGGAGGTTTGGAGTATATAAGGAACATCAAACACCATGACATAGGACAAAACAGAAACTACTCGATGCTGCTAATAGGGCCAACAAATTCCACATCAAAGTTGACGCACAACTATTCTACAAGCAGTCAAGAGAAATTTACCTCCGTGCCTTGAACTAAATGAATGAATGGTTAAAGTTTATGCAGGTGGAGGTTCTTTTACTTCTTTAAATTTAAGGATCTACCTTTCATGCTTAGCATTAGGATTTTTACCAGAACTCTAAAGATTTGCACAAGCCTAGCATAGAATTACATGAACAGACCTAATGACCGCAAACACTAGATTTAAGATCAGAAATTTGAATTCGAAAGGTGTTAACAGACTACTAAAGGTCCATTTGAATGCGTAAGGAAACTTTAAGCAGTGGCTATACGGAACAGATAAGGAACCATCTTTAATGCTCAATAAGATCATCTGTAATAGAGAAAGAACGTGATAATTTATATGCTGGCACTGATTCAGAACACATAGCTTTCTAGCTCAAGATGCGATCCATAAGCATTTTTCCAGAGATTTTGAGAATAGGTCTTGCTAAAGCAAATTCATTGTGTCCTGTATCAGGCAATATTTTTATTGCTACATCTCACAAAATTCAAGTAGGGTCCAGTACCAGTGTGCAACAATTACCATCGGAGTTAATGGCTAAATAAAATTAGCTTCAGAATAAGAATAATACCATGTCTCAACAAACACACTTATGTGAAAGCATAAATAGAGCCCTCTTATCTAATTGTATGCCATGTTTTCCTGTATTTGGTCAACTTTAAAAATGGCATGTTCCCGTATTTTAGGCGCGTGCTGCCAAAAGTCGGCATAAACCAGCAGCCATAAATTGTGATGTTCAATTTATAGCTTTCTTCAGAACACGACAGAGTGATGCCACATTGGTAGGTATTTACAGGTTCTAACTTGAAAATAGCTTTCACGCCTTTGCGTACATGCAGAGGAAACCTAGAGTGCATACCCACATACATGCATTACAGAATTGGTACACATGATGCCCTTATATACATCTCCTGTTATGTACTTATGTTCGATATGCGCACATAGCCAGATACATGCATTGGTGCACAAAGACATAGGTCTGCGCTGCACAAAACGGTAGGTGATGCAGCTTGGTTGTATAAACATAACATACATGCATGCAGGAATACAGATACTCGAACAAGCCATCGCTCATTCACGGCTGCTTGCTTCACCATCTCATTGTTACCCTGCTGGCCTGCTGTTCCTACCTCCTACTCGTCTAGAAATCAGTTCCAATTTCCAAGCAACAAAAATTGCGAAAACCCTAATTACGTTTAAAAAACTCCCAACCACACGACAGATCACTAACCCAACAGCCTTAACAGTTTACCCGCATCACAGGGCAGTTCCAGAATCCAGATCAGCGGCCCAGCGCCATTTCATTTCAGATCGACACATGGAATCAAAGCCTAGTGGCAGGGGAGTAACCTACGCGAGCATCAATTTACCTTGGATGGCGGTGTCCTGGCCGCCCTGGGCCTGGCACACGACGGCCGCGCCGCGGgagcgcgggcgggcgcggagcGCGCGGCACGTCGGCGGGAGGCCGCTGCGGAGGGCGACGCGGGGCGGGGAGGCGGCGGTGACCGGGGAAGGCGAcgaggcgggcgcggcggcggagacggagacggagacggcgacggcgaggcgggAGGCCATCGCGGCGGATGGGAACGGGAGTGAGCGGGTTGGAGGAGCCGAGGAGGGAGGAGATGAGACGAGGGGAATCGGTGTGGAAGGGAAGGTTGTTGGGAGGGAGTTGGAGTGGAGGAGTGAGATGGGTGGACAGATAAGTACAGATCGGCCGGGGGCCCCGCGGCGGGGGACGTGTGGCGCCGCCGCGTGCTGCCGATGTGGACGCGGGACGGCGTGAGTCGCCCATCAGTCCATCACCATCAGAATTCGCACAAAATCTCACGTAAGTTGTGGTGGGCCGGTGGCGTTTCGAGTCCGAGGTGAATTGAGAGCCCACCAACGTGCAAAATGAGCCCAGCTatcccagcccagcccagccatTCAGCCAGCTGCCGGCCTCGACCGGCGGCCAGGTGGTGCTTCGGCTTCAACCCCTGACGCGCGTAACTGGCGGTGGCGGGCGAAGCTAATGGCCGTCCGTGCCATGCCGCCTCCGCCTCTGCCTCCATGCGAGGCAGGCAGCCAGGCGCGTATAAAGGGCAGCCAGAGATTCGGATCCACCTGTCTGCGTCTCCGTTCGTTCGACGCCACAGGCAAGGTACAGGGGCTTGTGAGGAagagcgaggaggaggaggaccatGGTGCACGGGACGCTGGAGGTGCTGCTCGTCGGGGCCAAGGGCCTCGAGAACACCGATTACCTCTGTACGCACCGGCTAAATCTTCAGGATCAGTCCCTTTTCCTGTTCTTCATTCAAGCTTAATGTTGTGGTCCATGGGGGACCGAAGCATTTGGGTTAGCAATCATCGTTCAGCTAATCTTTATTTAGCCCTATTAATTGCGTTGCTAACCTAGATTTGTTGATTAATTCAACATTACTTGAGTACCTATCCGGCCTTCGGTGGCTGTTTTAGGGGGAAATGATTTTATGGGTTATTTTTAAGGAATAATTTCTTTTTCCTGCCATTGCAAAGGGCCCAATGATTTTATGGGTTCTTGGCACACGTGTTGGCCTAGAAAGTCCTGGGAGATTGTGGATTTTTAGCAAATATTAGTAGATTTCACGTTTTAGGGTTTGTGATTCTTTTTTTGTGAGCATCAGTAGCAAAAGGCCACAGATAGGACATGAGAGATTATCTTTACAATCAAAAGTTCTCAAATCAGCTGCGGCTCTTGTTTATCTTTTctcatttttttttctcgaatgcTGGTAGGCTATTCTGTGATGAGTTTTTTAATGGCAAATTGATCCCACAGGCAACATGGATCCGTATGCGATTCTCAAGTGCCGATcacaggagcagaggagcagtaTCGCATCTGGTGCATATCCTCATCTATGTGTACTTTTTCCTTGTCATAGTTAGATTACTTTCTTTCCTCATTGTGCTTATGCATTTTCTGAACATTTCCATGTTCTCATATTATTGTGTCCTAATGAGACCTAATGGTGCAATTTGATGATCAAAATTCAGAAGTACACTAAAACATTGCATTATCTTGTGCAAATTCTGTTTTGTGGAATATTAGAATGCAGGCTGTGCTGTAATGTAATCTCCTTGAACAATAATAGACATCATGTAAAAGTTGTAGTATGATGCAAGTCAAATGACAGTATCACAAAGTTTCAGGAATTTAATGACATTCCCTTAAAAAAGAAATAATTCATAACTTATTTAGCTAAAACAATACTAGGATGGTGATAAAATAGTGCTCGTAAGTTGGATGAAGGCAATTGTATGGGTAAGAAAAGCTTTCTACTGTGTTGAACGTTTG
Coding sequences within it:
- the LOC112876787 gene encoding thioredoxin M1, chloroplastic; protein product: MASRLAVAVSVSVSAAAPASSPSPVTAASPPRVALRSGLPPTCRALRARPRSRGAAVVCQAQGGQDTAIQVPDVSKSTWQSLVVESELPVLVEFWASWCGPCKMIDPIVGKLSKEYEGKLKCYKLNTDENPDIATQFGIRSIPTMMIFKNGEKKDAVIGAVPESTLITCIEKYVDGR